A stretch of the Filimonas lacunae genome encodes the following:
- a CDS encoding glycosyltransferase, with protein sequence MTAPQHFKDITLLITHYNRSSSLERLLATFRQLQVSFEAIVVSDDGSQSEHLAYIAELTKTYPFTLVTAAKNSGLGNNINKGQDAVRTPYTVYVQEDFVPSSLFSGRLLDAWQFMEDDASLDVVRFYAYFRYPSLKPFKNGFSEMRFKPLAIFNTYRKFYFYSDHPHLRRSNFFNKFGRYKEGVKGDVTEYKMMMSFLKNKARGLFYDDFTTLFEQRNSSDEPSTMHRRSYKNSTNVFISFVRHVFRHVKFNINYYLVKL encoded by the coding sequence ATGACCGCACCCCAACACTTTAAAGACATTACGCTGCTGATAACCCACTATAACAGAAGCAGTTCGCTGGAAAGACTTCTTGCCACTTTCCGGCAATTACAGGTTTCTTTTGAAGCCATTGTTGTTTCTGACGACGGTAGCCAGTCAGAACATCTGGCCTACATCGCTGAACTAACAAAAACGTATCCGTTTACGCTTGTTACTGCTGCTAAAAACAGCGGACTGGGCAATAATATTAATAAAGGGCAGGATGCAGTACGTACCCCCTATACTGTTTATGTGCAGGAAGACTTTGTACCCTCATCGTTGTTTTCTGGCCGCTTACTGGATGCCTGGCAATTTATGGAAGACGATGCTTCGCTTGACGTGGTAAGATTTTATGCTTATTTTAGATATCCTTCGTTAAAGCCTTTTAAAAATGGGTTTAGCGAAATGCGGTTTAAGCCATTAGCTATTTTTAATACTTACCGGAAGTTCTATTTCTATAGCGATCATCCGCACTTGAGAAGAAGTAACTTTTTCAACAAGTTTGGCAGATATAAGGAAGGTGTGAAAGGAGATGTTACAGAGTATAAAATGATGATGTCGTTTTTAAAGAACAAAGCCCGGGGCTTGTTCTACGATGATTTCACCACTTTATTTGAACAAAGGAACTCAAGCGATGAACCAAGCACTATGCATAGACGTTCCTATAAGAATTCGACAAATGTGTTTATTAGTTTCGTTAGACATGTGTTCCGGCACGTTAAGTTCAACATCAACTATTACCTGGTTAAATTATAA
- a CDS encoding glycosyltransferase produces the protein MSAPVFYEKVTLLITHYNRSASLARLLKAFAELNCRFGEIIVSDDGSKPEHLDVIKSLQNSYTFTLLTVPKNKGLGNNNNKGHDAVKTPYTLYVQEDFVPKPVFPAHFSDALAFMEEDESIDIARFYAYQLFPYLTPYKKGFDLMRFKIWYPGHMKFFSYSDHPHLKRRNFLEKFGRYRENCNSDVTEHSMCISFVKNKGKGIYYRDFTSLFDQMNSSDEPSTAAFRTQWQNKKTLPVLFLRQLYLQYKTAKLTKEYIAHK, from the coding sequence ATGTCTGCACCTGTTTTCTATGAAAAAGTAACGCTATTGATTACGCACTATAACAGAAGTGCTTCACTGGCAAGACTTTTAAAAGCTTTTGCTGAACTCAATTGCCGTTTTGGAGAAATTATAGTGAGTGATGATGGTAGCAAACCAGAGCATCTTGATGTGATAAAATCGCTACAGAATTCCTACACATTTACCCTGCTTACCGTACCTAAAAACAAGGGGCTGGGTAATAACAATAACAAAGGGCATGATGCAGTAAAAACGCCTTACACACTGTATGTACAGGAAGACTTTGTGCCTAAGCCTGTTTTTCCGGCGCACTTTTCAGATGCACTGGCATTCATGGAGGAAGATGAAAGTATTGATATAGCTCGCTTTTATGCTTACCAGCTTTTCCCGTATCTGACGCCGTATAAAAAAGGTTTTGACCTGATGCGTTTTAAAATATGGTATCCCGGGCATATGAAGTTTTTCAGCTATAGCGATCACCCACACCTGAAACGTCGCAATTTTTTAGAAAAATTCGGACGATACAGAGAAAATTGTAATTCGGATGTAACCGAACACAGCATGTGCATCTCTTTTGTGAAAAACAAAGGAAAAGGTATTTACTATAGGGATTTCACCAGTCTGTTTGATCAAATGAACAGTTCTGACGAACCCAGTACTGCTGCATTTCGTACGCAATGGCAGAACAAAAAAACGCTTCCCGTTTTATTTTTACGCCAATTATACCTGCAGTATAAAACAGCAAAACTTACTAAAGAATATATTGCCCATAAATAA